A segment of the Lentimicrobium sp. L6 genome:
GATATGAAATTTCTCTCCATAGTGAGAAGCACACATGATGGCTATTTCCGCTTTAGTGAATTTATATTTGTCGGCTGCACCACTCAAAATCACATTAAAAGCCTGAATAGGTTTGGCTGCAGAACGCCAATAGGTATACTTATCAGCATCGCCGTATTGGTATAGGATATCTCCTTTGGTATTGACCACCACCACATCGCCTCTATGGATGGTTTCCACTACTTTTCCTCTGGTAATTTCAATAAGCTTTTTTGCCATTGCTCTCTATTATTTTTGAGCTGCGAAAGTAGTAAATTACAGAAGTCGTTTTAATATACACTATTTACTATTTTTGTGATTCATTAAAATACTAGAAATGGACAAATTCTTCACCCTGTTTTTAATCGGACTTGTCATATCGGCATCCTGTCAAACCATTGAACAACAAGCAGCCGAAATTCACGATAAGGTATTTACCATTGACTCACATACGGATACTCCGCTCAAGTTTTTTAATTCCGATTTTAATATTGGAGTGGAACATGATGGGAGAAAAGGGCAAGGGAAAATAGATATTCCTCGTATGGAAAAAGGTGGATTAGATGCCGTGTTTTTTGCGGTATTTATTGGCCAAGGCGAAAGAGATAGTTTAGGTCATGCGCAAGCTTTTGAGAAAGCAGAACAAATTTTTGAAGCCACTCATAGCGAAGTAAAAAAGAATAAAAAGAAAGCAAAAATTGCCATCACTCCCGAGGATGGATATCAATTAGAAAAAAAGGGAAAACGAGCCATTTATCTAGGTATAGAAAATGGCTATCCCATTGGTAATAATCTGGATAATATCAATCATTTCTACGACTTAGGAGCCAGATATATCACCATCGTTCACTCTCATAATAATGATATTTCCGATTCTTCTACGGATAAAGAGGGTCCTGAATATAATGGTTTGTCGGCCTTCGGCGAGGGGGTCGTTGAGCGAATGAATGAGCTAGGAATTATGATTGATGTTTCCCATGCTTCTGATTCCGCTTTTTACGATGTTTTAGAATTGAGTTCTAAACCTGTGATTGCTTCTCATTCTTGTGCCCGCGCTTTATGTGATAATCCTCGCAATTTAAGCGATGACATGCTCAAAGCCATAGCGGAAAATGGCGGAGTCATTCAAATGTGTATTTTGAGTGATTATGTGAAGAAACTGGAACAAAGCCCGGAAAGAATAGAAGGCAAAAAAGCCTTCCGTAAAAAACATTCTAATTGGTCTAATTATACCGAAGAAGAACGCAAAGCGGGTTTACGAGATTGGTATCAATTAGATGTAGACTTCCCTCCAAACCTAGCTACTGTTTCCGATGCAGTAGACCATATTGACCATATAGTAGAAGTAGCAGGAATTGACCATGTTGGCATAGGAACTGATTTTGATGGAGGTGGAGGTTTGCAAGATTGTTACGATGCTTCTGAACTGGGGAATATCACTTTAGAATTGGTAAAACGCGGCTATTCAGAAGAGGATATTCGTAAAATATGGGGTGGTAATTTTATGCGTGTGTTTAGAGAGGTTGCTGCAAAATAATATTGAGGTCTCTAGAAAAAAGCATTGTAAACGAGCTGTCTCAAATTATAATTAAAAATAGGAATGGCTTTCTTCAAATATTATTCGTAAATTAGTAATTGAAGAACACTTATTTACTGACGCAAAGGCCTAAAAAATGAATTTCAGATATATCCTCTTAGTATTTTCCTTTATCTTTTTCTGTTCCATTTCTTTTGGACAGGATATAGTTCGGAGACAGATCGAAATTCCAAAAAACATTGAAATTCCAGATTATATTGATGAACTCGCAAACCGCTGTTGGGAAATAAGGGAAGGCCACAGCGATTCAGCGCTTCAATTAGGTTTAGACGCCATCGAATTAGCTGAAACCTATCATTTTCCCGAAAAACAAGCAAAAGCCAATAATTTTGTAGGGGTTGTTTATTTGCATTATTTTTATAATTACAGACAAGCCATTCCCTATTTTCAGAAAGCCATGCGGACCAGTATTTTTATTAAAGACTCCGTTCAGTTGGCTTATGCTTACAATAATTTAGGTGATGTGTTTTTGTTAAATGCTAACCTTCCATTGGCGCTTCAATACGCTGAATTATCCTATAAAATATTCAGAAATCTAAAAAAAGAGGAGGGTATTGCCTTTGCTTTAATCAATCTGGCAGAAGTATACCGAGCAAAGAAAGACTATGAGAAATCTTTAGATTATTTTAATCAAGCCGTAGAGATTAGAAAAGCAATAAATTCATCAAATAGAATGGGTTTTGTGACCTTTAATCGTGCCAAAACACTAGAGGAATCAGGTAATTTAGAATCTGCGAGAGATTTTTATCAAAGGTCTATCGAATATAGTTATGAGTCAAATGATTTCAGATATGTAAGTTGGAGCTTAAACGGATTGGCAAATATTTATTATAAACTATCAGAATATCATCAGGCATTACTTTATTATTCAAAAGCCCTCGATTGGAATAAAGAAAGAAATCATGAATATGGTTATTTCGATAATTATATTGGAATGGCCTTAGTATATGCTCAATTAAATGATAAAGAAAAGGGTTTAGAACTGCTGGACGAAGCCACAAAAGTGGCCAATAAATTAGGGATAAATACTCAGATTATAAATGCCCATCATTCCGTATTAGAATTTTATAAAATACTCGATGATTCCGAAAACATAAAACTTAGTTTTGATTTATTTATCAGTCAATATGATTCTATATTAGACGCCCAACAATTTGAAATTGTTAATGAATTGGAACGAAATTTTAGAATTCAACAAGAATTGTTGATTTCGGAGCAAGAACTTGAATATGATGAGAAAGAAAAAAGCGCATTGCTTTTGATCATAGTGGTCATGGTTTTAATTATGCTAGTTATACTTTGGCAGTATCGGAC
Coding sequences within it:
- a CDS encoding dipeptidase, which gives rise to MDKFFTLFLIGLVISASCQTIEQQAAEIHDKVFTIDSHTDTPLKFFNSDFNIGVEHDGRKGQGKIDIPRMEKGGLDAVFFAVFIGQGERDSLGHAQAFEKAEQIFEATHSEVKKNKKKAKIAITPEDGYQLEKKGKRAIYLGIENGYPIGNNLDNINHFYDLGARYITIVHSHNNDISDSSTDKEGPEYNGLSAFGEGVVERMNELGIMIDVSHASDSAFYDVLELSSKPVIASHSCARALCDNPRNLSDDMLKAIAENGGVIQMCILSDYVKKLEQSPERIEGKKAFRKKHSNWSNYTEEERKAGLRDWYQLDVDFPPNLATVSDAVDHIDHIVEVAGIDHVGIGTDFDGGGGLQDCYDASELGNITLELVKRGYSEEDIRKIWGGNFMRVFREVAAK
- a CDS encoding tetratricopeptide repeat protein translates to MNFRYILLVFSFIFFCSISFGQDIVRRQIEIPKNIEIPDYIDELANRCWEIREGHSDSALQLGLDAIELAETYHFPEKQAKANNFVGVVYLHYFYNYRQAIPYFQKAMRTSIFIKDSVQLAYAYNNLGDVFLLNANLPLALQYAELSYKIFRNLKKEEGIAFALINLAEVYRAKKDYEKSLDYFNQAVEIRKAINSSNRMGFVTFNRAKTLEESGNLESARDFYQRSIEYSYESNDFRYVSWSLNGLANIYYKLSEYHQALLYYSKALDWNKERNHEYGYFDNYIGMALVYAQLNDKEKGLELLDEATKVANKLGINTQIINAHHSVLEFYKILDDSENIKLSFDLFISQYDSILDAQQFEIVNELERNFRIQQELLISEQELEYDEKEKSALLLIIVVMVLIMLVILWQYRTNKKMNLRLEAMNQTKDKLFSVISHDLKNPFNTLIGFSDILVSSLEENEYADAHAHAKLIHKASYEGYKQLTNLLQWSLSQSGKIELRPEAVSLSTLLNEIKDFYLIETKQYNIHLEVENNIEELVILDPNIIKIILENLLSNAIKYTPEGGNIIMSTSKESNYIKINVMDSGIGIPTETLIALKKKDRFIKSSKGLRKEKGTGLGLSIVNDLIEIHKANLFVESKDGSGTIFKIEIPTDLKNIS